In the Agrococcus beijingensis genome, CGGCAGCGCCACGGCGTTCGAGGAGTCCGGCTGGGTGCGGCGCGACGTCGGCGGCTCGCCGCACTTCCCCCGCACCGACCCGGCCGTGATCGTCGCCATCCACGACGCTGCCGACGAGCGCATCCTGCTCGGCCACAACGCCGCGTGGCCCGAGTGCCGCTACTCGCTGATCGCCGGCTTCGTCGACCCGGGCGAGTCGCTCGAGGCGGCCGTCATCCGCGAGGTCGCCGAGGAGACGGGCCTGCGCGTCGTCGAGCCGCGCTACCTCGGCTCGCAGCCGTGGCCGTTCCCGCGCAGCCTGATGGTCGGCTTCGAGTGCGTCGCGCCTGAGCCCGACACGATCCGTCCCGACGGCGTAGAGATCCTCGACGTGCGCTGGTTCACGCGTGACCAGCTGCGCAGCGGCGTCGTGCAGCTGCCGGGCCCGACGTCGATCGCGTCGTGGATCATCGACGCGTGGCTGCAGCGGTGACGAGCGCCCCCAAGCCCGACGCCGAACGCATCCTCGCCGGACTCGACGAGCAGCAGCGCGTCGCCGCGACGACGCTCGGCGGCCCGGTGGCGATCCTCGCAGGCGCCGGCACCGGCAAGACGCGCGCCATCACGCACCGCATCGCCTACGGCGTCGCCACCGGCGAGCAGGTCGAGCATGCCTCGCTCGCGCTGACGTTCACCACCCGCGCGGCCGGCGAGATGCGCACGAGGCTCGCGCGGCTCGGGGCGGGCGGCGTGCAGGCGCGCACGTTCCACGCGGCGGCACTGGCGCAGCTCGGCCACTTCTGGCCCCGCATCACCGGCTCGCGCATGCCGAAGCTGCTGCCGCAGAAGGCCGCAACGCTCGCCGATGCCGCGGCGCAGCTGCGCCTGCGGCTGCCCACCGCCCAGCTGCGCGACGCCGCCGGCGAGATCGAGTGGCGCAAGTCGCAGGCGATGACGATGGAGGACTACGGCGTGCAGGCCCGGGTGCGCCCGCTGCCGACGGGCCTCGACCCCGAGGCCATGATCGACCTCCACATGGCCTACGAGCGGGTCAAGGACGAGCGCCGCCTGATCGACTTCGAGGACGTGCTGCTCGCCACCACCGGCATGATCGAGCGCGAGCCGGTCGTCGCCGACGAGGTGCGCTCGCGCTACCGCCACTTCACCGTCGACGAGTACCAGGACGTGTCGCCCATGCAGCAGCAGCTGCTGGCGGCCTGGCTCGGCGACCGCCGCGACGTCTGCGTCGTCGGCGACCCCAGCCAGACCATCTACTCGTTCGCCGGCGCCGACCCCGCGAGCCTGGGCCGCTTCGTGCACGATCACCCCGAGGCCGAGGTGGTGCGGCTCGAGCGCTCCTACCGGTCGACCGCCGCGATCGTCGGCTGCGCGAACCGGCTGATGCGGGGCCGCGATGCCCTGACCCTCGAGGCCGCGTCAGGGCAGCGCGGCGTCGAGCCGAGCCTCACCGAGCACGGCAGCGACACCGCCGAGGCGGCGGCGGTCGCCGCAGCGATCAAGGCGCAGGTCGTCGCCGGCACCGACCCCGGCCACATCGCGGTGCTCACCCGCTTCCACGCGCAGACCGGCCTCATCGAGCAGGCGCTCGCGGGCGTCGGCCTCTCGTCGACGGTGCGCGGCTCGGCGCGCTTCTTCGAGATCCCGGTCGTGAAGCGCGCGGTCATGATGCTCCGCAGCGCCCGTGCCGACGGCCGCCCGGTGTTCCAGTCGGTCACCGACATCGTGATGGGCCTCGGCTACCGGGCCGAGCCGCCGGCGACCCACGGCGAGGAGCGCGCCCAGTGGGATGCGCTGCACGCGCTGGTCACGCTGGCCGAGGAGGCAGGTGGCACCGACCTCGCGGCCTTCGCGAACGACCTCGCCCGCCGCGCGGCCACCGAGCACGAGCCCACCGTCGCGGCGGTGACCATCGCGACGATCCACGCGGCGAAGGGCCTGGAGTGGCAGCACGTGCACGTGATCGGCCTCGCCGAGGGCCTGCTGCCCATCTCGCACGCCACCACGCTCGCCGAGATCGACGAGGAGCGCCGGCTCCTCTACGTCGCCATCACCCGCGCCCAGCGCAGCCTCTCGCTCACGTGGGCGACGCACTCCGGCCACGCCGTCAGGCAGCCTTCGCGGTTCCTGGCCGAGATCGGTGCGAGCAGGCCCGCGGCCGGACGCGGCGCAGCGCGCTGATGCCGCCGTCGCGCTGACGGATCCGGGCGCCCCACCCCGACGGCAGCGTGCCCTCCCCGAGCCGGCGCACCGCATCCAGCACCGTCAGGATCGTCTGCGCGGTCGCCGCGGGCGTCGCGACCGGCGCGAGATGCCCGGGCACGAGCGTCTCGTCGACTGGGGCGCACGCGGGGCACTGGTCGCCTGCGGCGACGAACGGGCCCACCTGCACCCAGGCGTCGCCGACCACGATCGGCAGGTGCGCGACGCCGTCGAGCAGCAGCCGCTCGCGCTCGGCGTACGGCAGCCGCCACGGCGCGACCGGGATCACGAGCGCGTCGTCGGCGACCGCGTGCCCGGCCCGGTCGAGCGCGCGGTGCACGTCGAGGGCGAGACGGATGCGTCCGCGGACGCGCGCGGGCACGACCGGCTCGGTCTCGATCAGCGCGGGTGCGACCGCGTCGAGCAGCGCAGCGGCCGGCTCGTCGCCGAGCAGGTGCTCGAGCTCGCGCCGCAGCACACCGCGGGTGAGCAGCGCGAGCCCGCGCAGCGTCGACGCGTCGGCGTCGAGCTCGACGACCGGCTGCTGCGCGCCGATCGCGATGCGGTCGGGCGAGGTGCGGAAGACGGCCAGGTGCGGGTCGAGTCGGAGCATGGCGGCATGGTGCGCCATCGCGGCCGATCGCGTCGGCCGCTCTCCACAGCTACCGCTGCGCTGGCGGCTCCGGCTGCTCGTCGTCGTCGGAAGGAGCGTCGCCGGCTTCGCCAACGTCGTCGCCGCCAGCGTCGCCGGCTTCGCCAACGTCGTCGCCGCCAGCGTCGCCGGCCTCAGCTGCGTCGCCGGCCTCAGCTGCATCGACCGGGGCCTCGTCGGCCGGCGCCTCGGCGGCCTCCGCCTCACCGCCCGCGCCAGCCGGCTCGTCAGCGCGCTCGGCGTCGTCGAGCAGCTCCTGGAGCGCCAGGTCCATCTCGTCGAGCTCGCCGCCGCCCTGGAGCCGGGCGATGACGCGCGACGGGTCGTCGATGTCGGCGGCATCGGGCATCAGGTCGGGCTGGTCCCACAGCGAGTCGCGCACCTGCGGGCCCACCGCATCCGTCACCGCGCGCCAGAAGGCGGCCGCCTCGCGCAGCCGGCGCGGGCGGATCTCGAGGCCGACGAGGGTGCCGAACGCCTTCTCGGCGGGGCCGCCCGTCGCGCGGCGGCGGCGCACGGTCTCGGCGATCGCGTCGCGCTTGGGCAGCCGCGCTGTCGCCGAATCGGTGACCGCGTCGACCCAGCCCTCGATGAGCGCGATGGTCGACTCGAGGCGCGCGAGCGTCTCGATCTGCTCGGGGCTCTTCGGCGGGATGAGCGCGCCGTTCTTGAGCGCCTCGCGCAGCTCCTCGGGGTTCGTGGGGTCGAACGACTCGGCGAGCTCCTCGAGCTTGTCGATGTCGATGTGGATGCCCTCGGCGTACTCGCGCACGGAGGAGAGCACGTGCAGCCGCAGCCAGCGGGCATGGTGGAAGAGCCGCGCGTGGGCCAGCTCGCGCGCGGCCATCCAGATGCGCACCTGGTCCTCGGGGATCTCGAGCCCCTCGGCGGCCGTGCGGAGGTTGACGGGCAGCAGCGCGCCGTCCTGCGCCAGCAGCGGGAAGCCGAAGTCGCCGCCGGCGACCGTCTCGCCGGCGAGCTGCCCGATGACGTTGCCGAGCTGCATCGCGAACATCGTGCCGCCGACGTTGCGCAGGATCTTCTCGGCGCCCGCCAGCATCTCCTGCGCCTCCTCGGGCGCGTGCTCCTGCATCGCGCGGGTGAGGGCGCTCGCGATGCTGTTCGCCACGGGCTCGCTCAGCTCCTGCCAGACGGGCAGGGTCGCGTCGACCCACTGCTGGCGCGAGAGCAGCTGCAGCTCGCCCGCGGCGGCGCCGATGTCGGTCGTGTCGCCGAGCCACAGCGCGGCGAGGTCGACCGCCTGCCGCACGGCCTCGCGCTCGGCGCTGGTGACCGAGCCCGGGTCGCGCTGCACGACGGCGGCGGCCTGCCGCTGCGTCGCCGACCAGTCGATGCCGTCCTCGGTGCGCGACAGCGCCGCCTGCAGCTGCGCCATCAGCGCCTGCAGCTGCGCGGGGTCGGAGGGCATCCCCGCGGCGCCCGCGAGGCGGGAGGGATCGATGGGCCCCTCACCGGAGAGGAAGCGCTGCAGCATCTCGCGCAGCTCATCCTCGGGGCGACGGTCGTCGGGGTCCTCAGGCATGCGACTACGCTAGCCCCAGCATGTCCGAGCCTGCCGGGAATACGCCCATCCTGCCCTCCGCCGTCCGCGAACACCACGCGCGCCGGCCGCGGTTCGCCGACCTCCGTCCACGACGGATGCGTCGGGCCGGCTGGGCTGCGCTGGCGGCGGCGGGCGTGGGCTCGCTCGCGCTCGCCTTCGTCCCGTCGCCCTACGTGGTGGAGGTGCCGGGCCCGACGTTCGACACCCTGGGATCCACGGAGGCCGGCGAGCTGATCGTCGTCGAGGGCACCGAGACCTACCCGACCGAGGGCGAGCTGCGACTGCTGACCGTCGCCTACTTCGGCAACCCGCAGCGGCCGCTCT is a window encoding:
- a CDS encoding ATP-dependent helicase, encoding MAAAVTSAPKPDAERILAGLDEQQRVAATTLGGPVAILAGAGTGKTRAITHRIAYGVATGEQVEHASLALTFTTRAAGEMRTRLARLGAGGVQARTFHAAALAQLGHFWPRITGSRMPKLLPQKAATLADAAAQLRLRLPTAQLRDAAGEIEWRKSQAMTMEDYGVQARVRPLPTGLDPEAMIDLHMAYERVKDERRLIDFEDVLLATTGMIEREPVVADEVRSRYRHFTVDEYQDVSPMQQQLLAAWLGDRRDVCVVGDPSQTIYSFAGADPASLGRFVHDHPEAEVVRLERSYRSTAAIVGCANRLMRGRDALTLEAASGQRGVEPSLTEHGSDTAEAAAVAAAIKAQVVAGTDPGHIAVLTRFHAQTGLIEQALAGVGLSSTVRGSARFFEIPVVKRAVMMLRSARADGRPVFQSVTDIVMGLGYRAEPPATHGEERAQWDALHALVTLAEEAGGTDLAAFANDLARRAATEHEPTVAAVTIATIHAAKGLEWQHVHVIGLAEGLLPISHATTLAEIDEERRLLYVAITRAQRSLSLTWATHSGHAVRQPSRFLAEIGASRPAAGRGAAR
- the nudC gene encoding NAD(+) diphosphatase; amino-acid sequence: MARALEDPSTRIIAIAGDRSPVRDGALVRLRVDELPEYAAHVEPRVPLSWLGRARAGGATDSGPVVLSMLVHEPFDVPGAEWRSLRDVGAALDDADAGVLVQAVALGVWQRESHHSPVDGSATAFEESGWVRRDVGGSPHFPRTDPAVIVAIHDAADERILLGHNAAWPECRYSLIAGFVDPGESLEAAVIREVAEETGLRVVEPRYLGSQPWPFPRSLMVGFECVAPEPDTIRPDGVEILDVRWFTRDQLRSGVVQLPGPTSIASWIIDAWLQR
- a CDS encoding zinc-dependent metalloprotease, which codes for MPEDPDDRRPEDELREMLQRFLSGEGPIDPSRLAGAAGMPSDPAQLQALMAQLQAALSRTEDGIDWSATQRQAAAVVQRDPGSVTSAEREAVRQAVDLAALWLGDTTDIGAAAGELQLLSRQQWVDATLPVWQELSEPVANSIASALTRAMQEHAPEEAQEMLAGAEKILRNVGGTMFAMQLGNVIGQLAGETVAGGDFGFPLLAQDGALLPVNLRTAAEGLEIPEDQVRIWMAARELAHARLFHHARWLRLHVLSSVREYAEGIHIDIDKLEELAESFDPTNPEELREALKNGALIPPKSPEQIETLARLESTIALIEGWVDAVTDSATARLPKRDAIAETVRRRRATGGPAEKAFGTLVGLEIRPRRLREAAAFWRAVTDAVGPQVRDSLWDQPDLMPDAADIDDPSRVIARLQGGGELDEMDLALQELLDDAERADEPAGAGGEAEAAEAPADEAPVDAAEAGDAAEAGDAGGDDVGEAGDAGGDDVGEAGDAPSDDDEQPEPPAQR